The Pseudomonas extremaustralis genome contains a region encoding:
- a CDS encoding carboxy terminal-processing peptidase translates to MKHLFPSTALALFIGLGFASMSTNTFAANSWDNLQPDRDEVIASLNVVELLKRHHYSKPPLDDARSVIIYDSYLKLLDPSRSYFLASDIAEFDKWKTQFDDFLKSGDLQPGFTIYKRYLDRVKARLDFALAELDKGVDKLDFTQKETLLVDRKDAPWLTSTAALDDLWRKRVKDEVLRLKIAGKDPKAIQELLTKRYKNQLARLDQTRAEDIFQAYINTFAMSYDPHTNYLSPDNAENFDINMSLSLEGIGAVLQSDNDQVKIVRLVPAGPADKTKQVAPADKIVGVAQGDKEMVDVVGWRLDEVVKLIRGPKGSVVRLEVIPHTNAPNDQTSKIVSITREAVKLEDQAVQKKVLNLKQDGKDYKLGVIEIPAFYLDFKAFRAGDPDYKSTTRDVKKILTELQKEKVDGVVIDLRNNGGGSLQEATELTSLFIDKGPTVLVRNADGRVDVLEDENPGAFYKGPMALLVNRLSASASEIFAGAMQDYHRALIIGGQTFGKGTVQTIQPLNHGELKLTLAKFYRVSGQSTQHQGVLPDIDFPSVIDTKEIGESALPEAMPWDTIRPAIKPASDPFKPFLAQLKADHDTRSAKDAEFVFIRDKLALAKKLMEEKTVSLNEVDRRAQHSDIENKQLALENIRRKAKGEDPLKELKKEDEDALPTEADKTKPEDDAYLAETGRILLDYLKVTKQVAKQ, encoded by the coding sequence ATGAAGCATTTGTTCCCTAGCACCGCCCTTGCTCTTTTCATTGGTCTCGGCTTCGCGTCGATGTCGACCAATACGTTCGCAGCCAACAGCTGGGACAATCTTCAGCCTGATCGCGACGAGGTGATTGCCAGCCTGAACGTCGTGGAGTTGCTCAAGCGCCATCACTACAGCAAGCCGCCGCTGGACGACGCACGCTCGGTGATCATCTATGACAGCTACCTCAAGCTGCTGGACCCGTCGCGCAGCTACTTCCTGGCCAGCGATATCGCTGAATTCGACAAATGGAAGACCCAGTTCGACGACTTCCTCAAGAGCGGCGACCTGCAACCCGGCTTCACCATCTACAAGCGTTACCTGGACCGTGTCAAAGCGCGTCTGGACTTCGCCCTGGCCGAGCTGGACAAAGGCGTCGACAAGCTCGACTTCACCCAGAAGGAAACCCTTCTGGTGGACCGCAAGGACGCCCCTTGGCTGACCAGCACCGCCGCCCTCGACGACCTGTGGCGCAAACGCGTCAAGGACGAAGTGCTGCGCCTGAAGATCGCCGGCAAAGACCCCAAGGCCATCCAGGAACTGTTGACCAAGCGCTACAAGAATCAGCTGGCGCGTCTGGATCAGACCCGTGCCGAAGATATCTTCCAGGCCTACATCAACACCTTCGCGATGTCCTACGACCCGCACACCAATTATCTGTCACCAGATAACGCGGAAAATTTCGATATCAATATGAGTCTGTCGCTGGAAGGCATCGGTGCCGTCCTGCAAAGCGACAACGACCAGGTCAAGATCGTGCGCCTAGTGCCGGCAGGTCCGGCGGACAAGACCAAGCAGGTCGCTCCGGCCGACAAGATCGTCGGTGTGGCCCAGGGCGACAAGGAAATGGTCGACGTGGTCGGCTGGCGCCTGGACGAAGTGGTCAAGCTGATCCGTGGGCCGAAAGGCAGCGTGGTGCGCCTGGAAGTGATCCCGCACACCAATGCGCCAAACGACCAGACCAGCAAGATCGTGTCCATCACCCGTGAAGCGGTGAAGCTCGAAGACCAGGCCGTGCAGAAGAAAGTCCTCAACCTCAAGCAGGATGGCAAGGACTACAAGCTGGGCGTGATTGAAATCCCCGCCTTCTACCTGGACTTCAAGGCGTTCCGTGCCGGCGATCCGGACTACAAGAGCACCACCCGCGACGTTAAGAAAATCCTGACAGAACTGCAGAAGGAAAAAGTCGACGGCGTGGTCATCGACCTGCGCAACAACGGCGGCGGTTCCCTGCAGGAAGCCACCGAGCTGACCAGCCTGTTTATCGACAAGGGCCCGACCGTGCTGGTACGCAACGCTGATGGCCGCGTGGACGTGCTGGAAGACGAGAACCCAGGCGCCTTCTACAAAGGGCCGATGGCGCTGTTGGTCAACCGTTTGTCGGCTTCGGCTTCGGAAATTTTCGCCGGCGCCATGCAGGACTACCACCGCGCACTGATCATCGGCGGCCAGACCTTCGGCAAAGGTACCGTGCAGACCATTCAGCCGCTGAACCATGGCGAACTGAAACTGACCCTGGCCAAGTTCTACCGGGTTTCCGGGCAGAGCACCCAGCATCAGGGCGTGTTGCCGGATATCGATTTCCCGTCGGTCATCGACACCAAGGAAATCGGCGAAAGCGCGCTGCCGGAAGCCATGCCGTGGGACACCATCCGTCCAGCGATCAAGCCTGCATCCGATCCGTTCAAGCCATTCCTGGCGCAGTTGAAGGCTGACCACGACACCCGCTCCGCCAAGGATGCCGAGTTCGTATTCATCCGCGACAAGCTGGCCCTGGCCAAGAAGCTGATGGAGGAAAAAACCGTCAGCCTCAATGAAGTGGACCGCCGTGCGCAGCACTCCGACATCGAAAACAAGCAACTTGCCCTGGAAAACATCCGCCGCAAGGCCAAGGGTGAAGATCCGCTCAAGGAACTGAAGAAAGAGGATGAGGATGCGCTGCCGACCGAGGCGGATAAAACCAAGCCGGAGGACGACGCCTACCTCGCCGAGACAGGCCGGATCCTGCTGGACTACCTGAAAGTCACCAAACAGGTGGCCAAGCAGTAA
- a CDS encoding HAD family hydrolase, translated as MALVIFDLDDTLIHGDCATLWSEQMGRLGWVDPESFMRRNNELMDAYSQGKLAMEEFMDFSLEPMIGRTPEEIEHLVEPWVEDFIEPLIYSDATKTIARHRANGDRVLVISASGTHLVTPIAARIGIDEVLGIDLEVGHGVYSGRTVGVLTYREGKITRLLDWLEREGETLDGAYFYSDSRNDLPLLSKVEFPQVVNPDPVLREHAEKAGWPIHDWT; from the coding sequence ATGGCATTGGTAATTTTTGATTTGGACGACACTCTGATCCACGGCGACTGCGCCACACTGTGGAGCGAGCAGATGGGCCGCCTGGGTTGGGTCGACCCTGAGTCGTTCATGCGCAGGAACAACGAACTGATGGACGCCTACAGCCAGGGCAAGCTGGCCATGGAAGAGTTCATGGACTTCAGCCTGGAGCCCATGATCGGGCGCACCCCGGAGGAAATCGAGCATCTGGTCGAGCCCTGGGTCGAGGACTTTATCGAACCGCTGATCTACAGCGACGCCACCAAGACCATCGCCCGCCACCGTGCCAACGGTGACCGGGTCCTGGTGATTTCCGCCTCGGGCACCCACCTGGTCACGCCGATTGCGGCGCGTATCGGTATCGATGAAGTGCTTGGGATTGATCTGGAGGTTGGCCATGGCGTGTACAGCGGCCGTACCGTCGGTGTACTCACCTACCGCGAAGGCAAGATCACACGCCTGCTGGATTGGTTGGAGCGCGAAGGCGAAACCCTGGACGGCGCGTATTTCTATTCGGATTCGCGCAATGACTTGCCGTTGTTGAGCAAGGTTGAATTCCCACAGGTGGTGAACCCGGACCCGGTGTTGCGCGAACATGCCGAAAAGGCTGGCTGGCCGATCCACGACTGGACCTGA
- a CDS encoding helix-turn-helix domain-containing protein: protein MDIQIISRDGEPEYAVLPWDQYQALLKAAGQPQPSPSSATTAQAAPDQDLRPFADLRGLREAKGLAIETLARTVGISPSYLGLIESGERQPDAAIRRSLAWELGVAGWRDES from the coding sequence ATGGATATTCAGATAATTTCACGCGATGGCGAACCCGAATATGCGGTATTGCCATGGGATCAGTACCAGGCGCTGCTAAAAGCTGCCGGTCAGCCTCAACCTAGTCCATCTTCTGCTACGACTGCCCAAGCCGCCCCCGACCAGGACTTGCGCCCGTTCGCAGACCTGCGCGGCTTGCGCGAAGCCAAGGGCCTGGCGATCGAGACCCTGGCCCGTACCGTGGGGATCAGCCCCTCGTATCTTGGATTGATCGAAAGTGGTGAGCGCCAGCCGGATGCCGCGATCCGCCGCAGCCTGGCCTGGGAATTGGGCGTTGCAGGTTGGAGGGATGAATCTTGA
- a CDS encoding ABC transporter ATP-binding protein — translation MSFVSVQHLQKGYAGTPVFSDINCEIAKGEFVTLLGPSGCGKSTLLRCIAGLTSVDSGKILLDGQDIVPLSPQKRHIGMVFQSYALFPNMTVEQNVAFGLRMQKVNADDSHKRVQEVLQLVELKELAGRYPHQMSGGQCQRVALARSLVTRPRLLLLDEPLSALDARIRKHLREQIRQIQRELGLTTIFVTHDQEEALTMSDRIFLMNQGKIVQSGDAETLYTAPVDVFAAGFIGNYNLLDADKASQLLQRPISGRIAIRPEAIELSRSGELDALVRSHSLLGNVIRYRIEARGVELVVDVLNRSADDLHPDGQRLALSIDPSALCEVA, via the coding sequence ATGAGCTTCGTCAGCGTCCAACACCTGCAAAAAGGCTACGCCGGCACGCCGGTGTTCAGTGACATCAACTGCGAAATCGCCAAGGGCGAGTTCGTCACCCTGCTCGGGCCGTCGGGTTGCGGCAAGTCCACCCTGCTGCGCTGCATCGCCGGCCTGACCTCGGTGGACAGCGGGAAAATCCTGCTCGATGGGCAGGACATCGTTCCCCTGAGCCCGCAAAAACGCCATATCGGCATGGTGTTCCAGAGCTATGCATTGTTTCCCAACATGACCGTGGAGCAGAACGTCGCGTTCGGGCTGCGCATGCAAAAGGTCAACGCCGACGACAGCCACAAGCGCGTGCAGGAGGTGCTGCAACTGGTGGAACTCAAGGAACTCGCCGGTCGTTACCCGCACCAGATGTCCGGCGGCCAGTGCCAACGCGTGGCCCTGGCCCGCTCCCTGGTCACCCGCCCGCGCCTGTTGCTGTTGGATGAACCGTTGTCGGCGCTGGATGCACGGATTCGCAAGCACCTGCGCGAACAGATCCGCCAGATTCAGCGCGAACTGGGGCTGACCACGATTTTCGTGACCCATGACCAGGAAGAAGCCCTGACCATGTCCGATCGCATCTTCCTGATGAACCAGGGCAAGATCGTGCAGAGCGGCGACGCCGAAACCCTCTACACCGCGCCGGTGGACGTATTTGCCGCCGGTTTCATCGGCAACTACAACCTGCTGGACGCCGACAAGGCCAGCCAACTGCTGCAGCGGCCGATCAGCGGGCGTATCGCGATTCGCCCGGAGGCCATCGAGCTGAGCCGCAGTGGCGAACTCGATGCCCTAGTGCGCAGCCACAGCCTGTTGGGCAACGTGATTCGCTACCGCATCGAAGCCCGGGGCGTGGAATTGGTGGTGGACGTGCTCAACCGCTCGGCGGACGATCTGCACCCCGACGGCCAACGCCTGGCACTTTCCATCGACCCCAGTGCGCTGTGTGAAGTAGCCTGA
- a CDS encoding bifunctional diguanylate cyclase/phosphodiesterase, translating to MTMTEQLNALGSILAQGSLHSLFQPIICLSERRILGYEALSRGPSNSPLHSPVALFAVAGHAGRLSELEMACRESACRRFSEQKLPGKLFLNISPESLMETAHQPGRTLQLLRDFGIPPSQVVIELTEQTPTNDFDLLQTALHHYRDMGFAIALDDLGAGYSSLRLWSELRPDYVKIDRHFIDGIHQDALKREFVGSILQIARASRAQVIAEGIELPEELAVLTEMGVDLVQGYLLCRPQEKPPQEARLMLPKTDNANTTLSEDGSDLSALLNERPAVDQNTATAQVLECFRRQANLNSLAVLDGRGHPVGIVHRHSLSDALLKPFATDLFARKPISRLMSTDFLAVELSQSLQQVSRLLTSRARQRIEEDFIITLNGDYLGLGRVIDVLKLITELKIQQARYANPLTLLPGNVPIQQCLTRLLQQQRESVICYVDIDSFKPFNDIYGYGRGDEVLLCLAQCLNDRVDPSRDFVGHIGGDDFLLVLGPQDWRKRLNQLLDDFHTQCRRFYRAEHLEAGCFVALNRQGVRQEFALLSLSIGVVHLYPQACGQLDASQLAELASQAKHHAKDMAGYSIHVIDSMDALAQL from the coding sequence ATGACCATGACCGAACAGCTGAATGCATTGGGCTCTATCCTGGCTCAAGGCAGTTTGCACAGCCTGTTCCAACCGATCATCTGCCTCTCGGAACGACGTATCCTCGGCTACGAAGCCCTCAGCCGCGGTCCGTCCAACAGCCCGCTGCACTCCCCCGTCGCCCTGTTCGCCGTGGCCGGCCATGCCGGGCGCCTCAGCGAGCTGGAAATGGCCTGCCGCGAAAGCGCGTGCCGGCGCTTCAGCGAGCAGAAACTGCCGGGCAAGCTGTTTCTCAATATCTCGCCGGAATCCCTGATGGAGACCGCGCACCAACCGGGGCGTACCCTGCAATTGCTGCGCGACTTCGGCATTCCGCCCAGCCAGGTGGTGATCGAACTTACCGAGCAGACGCCCACCAACGATTTCGACCTGCTGCAAACCGCCCTGCATCATTACCGCGACATGGGTTTTGCCATCGCACTCGATGACTTGGGTGCCGGCTATTCCAGCCTGCGTCTATGGTCAGAACTGCGCCCGGATTACGTGAAGATCGACCGGCACTTCATCGACGGTATTCATCAGGACGCGCTCAAGCGTGAATTCGTCGGCTCGATCCTGCAGATCGCCAGGGCCTCCCGCGCCCAGGTGATTGCCGAGGGTATCGAATTGCCGGAAGAGTTAGCGGTGCTGACGGAGATGGGTGTCGACCTGGTCCAGGGCTACCTGCTCTGCCGCCCACAGGAAAAACCGCCTCAGGAAGCGCGCCTGATGCTGCCCAAAACGGACAACGCCAACACCACCCTCAGCGAGGACGGCAGCGACCTCAGCGCACTGCTCAACGAACGCCCCGCGGTGGATCAAAACACCGCCACCGCCCAGGTGCTGGAGTGTTTCCGCCGCCAGGCCAACCTCAATTCCCTGGCGGTGCTGGATGGCCGCGGCCACCCGGTCGGCATCGTGCATCGGCATTCGTTGTCCGACGCCCTGCTCAAACCCTTCGCCACCGACCTGTTCGCACGCAAGCCCATCAGCCGTCTGATGAGCACTGATTTCCTCGCGGTGGAGTTGAGCCAGTCGTTGCAACAAGTCAGTCGCCTGTTGACCAGCCGCGCCCGCCAGCGCATCGAAGAAGATTTCATCATCACACTCAATGGCGACTACCTGGGCCTGGGTCGTGTGATCGACGTGCTCAAACTGATCACCGAGCTGAAAATCCAGCAGGCGCGCTACGCCAACCCGCTGACCCTGCTACCGGGCAACGTACCGATCCAGCAATGCCTCACGCGGTTATTGCAGCAACAACGCGAGTCGGTGATTTGCTACGTGGATATCGACAGCTTCAAGCCGTTCAACGATATCTACGGCTATGGGCGGGGAGATGAGGTGTTGCTGTGCCTGGCCCAGTGCCTGAATGACCGGGTCGACCCGAGCCGCGACTTTGTCGGGCACATTGGCGGCGATGACTTTTTGCTGGTGCTGGGACCACAGGATTGGCGCAAGCGGCTCAACCAGTTGCTGGATGATTTCCACACCCAGTGCCGCCGCTTTTACCGTGCCGAACATCTCGAGGCAGGCTGCTTCGTGGCGTTGAACCGCCAGGGCGTGCGCCAAGAGTTTGCGTTGCTGTCACTGTCCATTGGCGTGGTGCACTTATATCCACAGGCCTGTGGACAACTGGATGCCAGCCAGTTGGCGGAGCTGGCGTCGCAGGCCAAGCACCATGCCAAGGATATGGCCGGTTACAGCATCCATGTGATCGACAGCATGGACGCGCTGGCCCAGCTTTAG
- a CDS encoding ABC transporter permease — translation MNSLNRGKWLALLCLVPFALFFIVFEIAPLVWVLINSVQTEDAGWSLDNFTRIFSSKFYLQAIQLSLEISFYSSIFGIVIATLGSYSLRRVDSPLRNFVTAFANMTSNFAGVPLAFAFIILLGFNGSITIMLKQAGIIEDFNLYSKTGLIILYTYFQIPLGVLLLYPAFDALREDWRESASLLGANGWQFWRHIGLPVLTPALLGTFVILLANALGAYATVYALTTGNFNVLPIRIAGLVSGDVSLDPNLASALAVVLVALMTLVTVVHQLLLKRSYHVSR, via the coding sequence GTGAATAGCCTGAACCGCGGCAAATGGCTGGCACTGCTCTGCCTGGTGCCTTTCGCATTGTTCTTTATCGTGTTCGAGATCGCCCCGCTGGTGTGGGTGCTGATCAACAGCGTGCAAACGGAAGACGCCGGCTGGAGCCTGGACAACTTCACGCGGATCTTCAGCTCCAAGTTCTACCTGCAAGCCATCCAGCTCAGCCTGGAGATCAGCTTCTACTCCAGCATCTTCGGCATCGTCATCGCCACCCTGGGCAGCTACTCCCTGCGCCGCGTGGATTCGCCGCTGCGCAACTTCGTCACCGCGTTCGCCAACATGACCAGCAACTTCGCCGGCGTCCCCTTGGCGTTCGCGTTCATCATCCTGCTGGGGTTCAACGGCAGCATCACCATCATGCTCAAGCAGGCGGGGATCATTGAGGACTTCAACCTCTACTCGAAAACCGGATTGATCATCCTCTATACCTACTTCCAGATTCCCCTCGGCGTGCTGCTGCTCTACCCGGCCTTCGACGCCCTGCGCGAAGACTGGCGCGAGTCGGCTTCATTGCTGGGAGCCAATGGCTGGCAGTTCTGGCGGCATATCGGCCTGCCGGTGCTCACGCCTGCGCTGCTGGGGACGTTCGTGATCCTGCTGGCCAATGCCCTGGGGGCCTACGCCACGGTCTACGCGTTGACCACCGGTAACTTCAACGTGCTGCCGATCCGCATCGCCGGCCTGGTGTCGGGGGATGTGTCGCTCGACCCGAACCTGGCCAGCGCACTGGCGGTGGTGCTGGTGGCGCTGATGACCCTGGTCACCGTGGTCCATCAACTGCTGCTCAAGAGGAGCTACCATGTCTCGCGCTGA
- a CDS encoding YkvA family protein, giving the protein MKPPFNFTRFLPMAARLLGRGRLPTLLFAVAAKGASQGNRLGALKDDLKLLQALCLAYWRGEYRAISPKALISVVAGLMYFLSPIDAIPDFIPVFGMLDDIAVLAWVMKSLSDELSAFRAWREAQRPEKLAVVERLPATAALLAKETPQKN; this is encoded by the coding sequence ATGAAACCACCCTTCAATTTCACCCGCTTTCTGCCCATGGCTGCCCGCTTGCTGGGCCGTGGGCGTCTGCCGACCCTGCTGTTCGCTGTTGCCGCCAAGGGCGCGAGCCAGGGCAATCGCCTCGGCGCGCTCAAGGACGATCTCAAGCTGCTCCAGGCCCTGTGTCTGGCCTATTGGCGTGGTGAATATCGTGCGATCAGCCCAAAGGCGCTGATCTCGGTGGTGGCGGGGCTGATGTACTTCCTGAGCCCGATCGATGCGATCCCGGACTTTATCCCCGTGTTCGGTATGCTCGATGACATCGCGGTACTGGCATGGGTCATGAAGAGCCTGAGCGACGAATTGAGCGCTTTTCGCGCCTGGCGCGAGGCGCAGCGCCCGGAAAAGCTTGCCGTGGTGGAGCGGCTGCCTGCGACCGCAGCCTTGCTGGCCAAGGAAACCCCGCAAAAAAACTGA
- a CDS encoding ABC transporter permease, which produces MSRAEAGPASLYHRVVVYLLFAILVLPLVGTFVYSIASSWSATILPAGFTFKWYAQLWSDPRFLMAFGQSLLVCVGALILSVVLILPLLFVVHYHFPKLDALMNILILLPFAVPPVVSSVGLLQLYGSGPFAMVGTPWILIGCYFTVALPFMYRAITNNLQAINLRDLMDASQLLGASTWQAAILVVLPNLRKGLMVALLLSFSFLFGEFVFANILVGTRYETLQVYLNNMRNSSGHFTSAVVISYFFFVLVLTWAANILNKDKSQ; this is translated from the coding sequence ATGTCTCGCGCTGAAGCCGGCCCGGCCTCCCTCTATCATCGGGTCGTGGTGTACCTGTTGTTTGCAATCCTGGTGCTGCCGCTGGTGGGGACGTTTGTCTACTCCATCGCCAGCAGTTGGTCGGCAACCATCCTGCCCGCCGGTTTTACGTTCAAGTGGTACGCACAGTTGTGGAGCGACCCACGCTTCCTGATGGCCTTCGGGCAATCGTTGCTGGTATGCGTGGGCGCGCTGATCCTGTCGGTGGTGTTGATTTTGCCGCTGCTGTTCGTGGTGCATTACCACTTTCCCAAGCTCGATGCGCTGATGAACATCCTGATCCTGCTGCCCTTTGCGGTGCCGCCGGTGGTGTCGTCCGTGGGTCTGCTGCAACTGTATGGTTCCGGGCCCTTTGCGATGGTGGGCACGCCGTGGATTCTGATCGGCTGCTACTTCACCGTGGCGCTGCCGTTCATGTACCGGGCGATCACCAACAACCTGCAAGCCATCAACCTGCGTGACCTGATGGATGCCTCGCAGCTGCTGGGCGCCAGCACCTGGCAGGCGGCGATCCTGGTGGTGCTGCCGAACCTGCGCAAAGGCTTGATGGTCGCGCTGTTGCTGTCGTTCTCGTTCCTGTTCGGCGAGTTTGTGTTCGCCAACATCCTGGTGGGCACCCGCTACGAAACCCTGCAGGTGTACCTGAACAACATGCGCAACAGCAGCGGCCACTTCACCAGTGCCGTGGTCATTTCCTATTTCTTCTTTGTGCTGGTGCTGACCTGGGCCGCCAACATCTTGAACAAGGACAAAAGCCAATGA
- a CDS encoding di-heme-cytochrome C peroxidase yields MRIFSRVLLLILAILALLLAVVIYYTANPKLPDYVPVQQVHYQDQWSAADRQTYYFTPQGTQVKGLHYDWFTALELPFSDQRFAAPEYLARFGFLVDPKQVPTAQNPGNLPVGFARHKNAGSNVEYLDITCAACHTGELHFNGQALRIDGGSAQHVLPSSVPTLRGGSFGQALVASLAATYYNPWKFERFARQVLGDRYEAEHGQLRQDFKQSLNRFLKVAWNDTHRGLYPTEEGPGRTDAFGRIANASFGDAISPDNYRVANAPVDYPQLWDIWTFDWVQWNGSAQQPMARNIGEALGVGATLTFFDSAGQPLQGEARYPSSVRVRDLNLIEETLQRLKPPTWPEALFGAIDKPLAAQGRALFAENCAGCHVPTVTQENGRPVQQLKMLPVDYIGTDPGTASNIADQRYDLSALQWDPAELAKLNVELHPTPTDPLDLKKMSVAKGLAYVTAFVEDHAYRAAGVTPAERPRLDGYGLPIGVRELRAYKARPLAGVWATPPFLHNGSVPTIYQLLSPQDERSTTFYKGTFNYDPRHLGFETTAFKNAFLFDTKITGNHNSGHEFRAGQRGNGVIGRGLLPQERWALLEYLKVLGGPLEQQLP; encoded by the coding sequence TTGCGCATTTTTTCCCGTGTTTTACTGCTGATACTCGCCATTTTGGCCCTATTGCTGGCTGTGGTGATCTATTACACCGCCAACCCCAAGTTGCCGGACTACGTCCCGGTGCAGCAGGTCCACTACCAGGACCAGTGGAGCGCGGCCGACCGTCAGACCTACTATTTCACCCCCCAGGGCACCCAAGTGAAGGGCCTGCATTACGACTGGTTCACTGCACTTGAACTGCCGTTTTCCGATCAACGCTTCGCCGCACCCGAGTACCTGGCACGCTTCGGTTTCCTGGTCGACCCCAAGCAGGTGCCCACCGCGCAAAATCCCGGCAACCTGCCCGTGGGTTTCGCCCGGCACAAAAACGCCGGTAGCAACGTTGAATACCTGGATATCACCTGCGCCGCCTGCCACACCGGCGAGCTGCACTTCAACGGCCAGGCCCTGCGTATCGACGGCGGCTCGGCCCAACATGTGCTGCCTTCCAGTGTCCCGACCCTGCGCGGTGGCAGCTTTGGCCAAGCCCTGGTCGCCAGCCTCGCCGCGACCTATTACAACCCCTGGAAATTCGAACGGTTTGCCCGCCAGGTCCTAGGGGATCGCTATGAAGCCGAGCACGGCCAATTGCGCCAGGACTTCAAGCAATCGCTGAACAGGTTCCTCAAAGTCGCCTGGAACGACACCCACCGCGGCCTCTACCCCACCGAAGAAGGCCCGGGCCGTACCGACGCGTTTGGCCGTATCGCCAATGCCAGCTTTGGCGACGCCATTTCCCCGGACAATTACCGCGTGGCCAACGCCCCGGTGGATTACCCCCAGCTGTGGGATATCTGGACCTTCGACTGGGTGCAGTGGAACGGCTCGGCCCAGCAGCCCATGGCGCGCAATATCGGCGAAGCCCTGGGCGTGGGTGCGACGTTGACGTTCTTCGACAGCGCCGGCCAGCCGCTTCAGGGCGAGGCGCGCTACCCATCGAGCGTGCGGGTGCGCGACCTCAATCTGATCGAAGAAACCCTGCAACGCCTCAAGCCGCCGACCTGGCCCGAAGCGCTGTTCGGCGCCATCGACAAGCCCCTCGCCGCCCAGGGCCGCGCGCTGTTTGCCGAAAACTGCGCCGGCTGCCATGTGCCGACTGTCACCCAGGAAAACGGCCGACCGGTGCAACAACTGAAGATGCTGCCTGTGGACTACATCGGCACCGACCCTGGCACTGCCAGCAACATTGCCGACCAGCGTTATGACCTCAGTGCGCTGCAGTGGGACCCGGCGGAACTGGCCAAGCTCAATGTCGAATTGCACCCCACGCCGACCGACCCCCTGGACCTGAAAAAAATGTCGGTGGCCAAGGGTCTGGCCTACGTCACCGCCTTCGTCGAAGACCACGCCTACCGCGCTGCCGGTGTCACCCCGGCCGAGCGACCGCGCCTGGACGGCTACGGCCTGCCCATCGGCGTGCGCGAGTTGCGCGCCTATAAGGCCCGCCCGCTGGCCGGCGTGTGGGCCACGCCGCCGTTCCTGCATAACGGCTCGGTGCCGACGATCTACCAGTTGCTCTCGCCCCAGGACGAACGCAGTACCACCTTCTATAAAGGCACCTTCAACTACGATCCGCGCCACTTGGGCTTTGAGACAACAGCGTTCAAGAACGCCTTCCTGTTCGATACCAAAATCACCGGCAACCACAACAGCGGCCACGAATTCCGTGCCGGCCAGCGTGGAAATGGCGTCATCGGCCGCGGCTTGCTGCCGCAGGAACGCTGGGCGCTGCTGGAATACCTCAAAGTGCTGGGCGGCCCTCTGGAGCAACAATTGCCATGA
- a CDS encoding FKBP-type peptidyl-prolyl cis-trans isomerase gives MKQHRLAAAVALVSLVLAGCDSQTSVELKTPAQKASYGIGLNMGKSLAQEGMDDLDSKAVAQGIEDAVGKKEQKLKDDELVEAFAALQKRAEERMAKMSEESATAGKKFLEDNAKKDGVVTTASGLQYKIIKKADGAQPKPTDVVTVHYTGKLTNGTTFDSSVDRGSPIDLPVSGVIPGWVEGLQLMHVGEKIELYIPSDLAYGAQSPSPAIPANSVLVFDLELLAIKDPAKADAPAAPAAKK, from the coding sequence ATGAAACAGCATCGGTTGGCGGCGGCGGTGGCCCTGGTTAGCCTGGTACTTGCGGGTTGTGATTCGCAGACCAGCGTAGAGCTGAAAACCCCGGCGCAGAAAGCTTCCTACGGTATCGGCCTGAACATGGGCAAAAGCCTTGCCCAGGAAGGCATGGATGACCTGGATTCCAAGGCAGTAGCCCAGGGCATCGAAGATGCCGTCGGCAAAAAAGAGCAGAAGCTCAAAGACGACGAACTGGTTGAAGCGTTTGCCGCACTGCAAAAGCGTGCTGAAGAGCGCATGGCCAAGATGAGCGAAGAGTCGGCAACCGCCGGCAAGAAATTCCTCGAAGACAATGCCAAGAAAGACGGCGTGGTCACTACCGCTTCCGGCCTGCAGTACAAAATCATCAAGAAAGCCGACGGTGCTCAGCCTAAGCCGACTGACGTGGTGACTGTTCACTACACCGGCAAGCTCACCAACGGCACCACCTTCGACAGCTCCGTGGATCGCGGTAGCCCGATTGACCTGCCGGTCAGCGGCGTGATTCCAGGCTGGGTCGAAGGCCTGCAACTGATGCACGTTGGCGAGAAGATCGAGTTGTACATCCCGTCCGATCTGGCCTACGGTGCCCAGAGCCCGAGCCCGGCGATTCCAGCCAACTCCGTGCTGGTATTCGATCTGGAACTGCTGGCCATCAAGGACCCAGCCAAGGCTGACGCTCCTGCTGCACCTGCCGCCAAAAAGTAA